In the Pseudoalteromonas undina genome, one interval contains:
- the pilV gene encoding type IV pilus modification protein PilV: MFSTVFKFQKGFTLIEVLIAFIILSFGLLGAVALQAKAKQASFDSMQRAAAVALGNDIIQRIRANDTSQLATHYDVEFTSETTKKPSKTCFTSSCSNAQIASLDIEQWKRAIRARENTGSLDGATVCINPEVVGGSGGKAYNIEVIVSWQGRQEFKASEATGKISCGVADKKRRLVVLNSYVYVRS; this comes from the coding sequence ATGTTCTCGACTGTATTTAAGTTTCAAAAGGGCTTTACTCTCATCGAAGTTCTGATTGCTTTCATTATTTTAAGCTTTGGCTTACTCGGTGCGGTGGCTTTACAAGCAAAAGCAAAGCAAGCAAGTTTTGATTCAATGCAACGTGCTGCTGCTGTTGCGCTTGGTAATGATATTATTCAACGTATTCGAGCAAACGATACATCGCAACTCGCGACCCATTATGATGTAGAGTTTACCAGTGAAACCACTAAGAAACCGTCTAAAACATGTTTTACAAGCTCTTGTAGTAACGCACAAATAGCTAGTTTAGATATCGAGCAATGGAAACGTGCTATCCGAGCCCGAGAGAATACCGGATCACTTGATGGGGCAACTGTGTGTATTAACCCTGAAGTTGTAGGGGGGTCTGGGGGGAAAGCATATAACATAGAGGTTATTGTTTCTTGGCAGGGTCGCCAAGAATTTAAAGCGAGTGAGGCCACAGGTAAAATTAGCTGTGGTGTTGCAGATAAAAAACGTCGCTTAGTCGTGCTTAATAGCTATGTATACGTTAGGAGCTAA
- a CDS encoding pilus assembly protein gives MKLTLKRVLISIFCVLISLSANGEDIELYVNHNVETNEKPRVIMIFDTSGSMAWDVNDGNACYKRSGNSYYEVDCFESKDSYKRNEQCYKRTSYYNYEATCSDSRLRVAQNAITQLVNDNDDIEFGLMRFNGSNGGYVLARVGAAKSTLLNKVDELPASGSTPLTETLWEAYLYITGQNVYYGGNTNNRDFTAESSGVYKSPFAPVAGEPLRCDNSINIILMTDGDPTNDSNRNNDIYNLHNDYFSENAPAVSNSYLAALAKIIHGTDDVKVDLYSKTNNVLDIGRVFPIGFGTGMSNSGKNLLTETANYGGGQYLHANTAAQLSDALKNTISRIREVNDSFSSPSVASNNVDQTRSRDAIYFAMFYPETGARWRGNLKKLKVSGSQIVDATNKPALNSDGLISKDAKTFWLPAGQPADGNAVAQGGVNHYLSTIDPLARNLFTENQGSVVSFNTSVVSDILSGVTNNPLFLSSQDVNWARGVDVDDEDKDGSSQDQRSDIFGDPLHSKPIAIDYGNDDIRILIGTNAGFLHMFKDAGETVSESWAFIPSALFDIIKPLRNKQADSKVYGMDGPISVYFSNKSLNSEGLNDGIIDASKGDAVWAFAGMRRGGKNYYGLDITNPNQPKRLWSKPIEGGKGDFTELAQTWSKPQIAYIKAFGNKPLLVFGAGYDINKDAAIRSEDTSGRGIYIVEAKTGSLVWALTPDSNGFKGKHSIAADLTTLDSDYDGYIDRIYASDTGGNIWRIDMPGEDSSEFSHFKLAELGSNQNTQDRRFFYKPLVARTLFSKVTETTINGDKVITRLDTPYDAVVIGSGNRSKPTNTNEQDQLFMIRDENTLTRSFKINAPAAIKPSDLMIMNDDPFGNTLDDIDGFNLVEAELAKKKGWRYELAKGEKSLAAATVVGGVAYFTSFTPASDAVVENQCSLSGGGGALYAFHLHYGTKVYDQLKFATSYDVPDTPQLYFGATNSCTDSNGDGKCDDNPEEDVIEESQFFLIGPGIKGEQAENPLKPVEITGPGLKVVDGTIKLVNDKEPIGFGFKTQQTYIYKREENDEINN, from the coding sequence ATGAAACTTACGTTAAAGAGAGTACTCATTTCTATATTTTGTGTATTAATTAGTTTATCAGCGAATGGTGAAGACATAGAGCTCTATGTTAACCACAATGTGGAAACTAATGAAAAGCCACGTGTTATTATGATTTTTGATACCTCGGGAAGTATGGCCTGGGATGTAAACGATGGCAATGCCTGCTATAAAAGAAGCGGTAATAGTTATTACGAGGTTGATTGCTTTGAAAGTAAAGATAGCTATAAACGAAATGAGCAATGTTACAAAAGAACTAGTTACTACAATTATGAAGCCACATGTAGTGATAGTCGTTTAAGAGTTGCACAAAATGCGATTACACAGTTAGTGAACGATAATGATGATATCGAATTTGGTTTAATGCGCTTTAATGGTAGTAATGGTGGGTATGTACTAGCCAGAGTTGGTGCTGCAAAATCAACGTTGCTAAATAAAGTTGATGAGCTACCTGCCAGCGGATCAACCCCATTAACTGAAACATTGTGGGAAGCGTATTTATATATAACAGGCCAAAACGTTTACTATGGAGGTAATACTAATAATCGAGATTTTACCGCAGAGTCATCAGGAGTTTATAAATCACCCTTTGCCCCTGTAGCGGGTGAGCCATTACGTTGTGATAATAGTATCAACATTATTTTAATGACGGACGGTGACCCTACAAACGACTCTAACAGAAATAATGATATATATAATCTCCATAATGACTATTTTTCTGAAAATGCACCTGCTGTTAGTAATAGTTATTTAGCAGCACTGGCGAAAATTATCCATGGTACAGATGATGTAAAAGTTGATTTGTATAGCAAAACCAATAATGTGCTTGATATTGGACGTGTATTTCCTATTGGTTTTGGTACGGGTATGAGCAACTCAGGAAAGAACCTACTTACTGAGACAGCAAACTACGGCGGTGGACAGTATTTACATGCAAATACTGCAGCACAATTATCAGACGCACTCAAAAATACGATTTCTCGTATTCGTGAAGTAAACGATAGTTTTTCATCGCCATCAGTGGCCAGTAATAACGTAGATCAAACTCGAAGCCGTGATGCTATTTATTTTGCAATGTTTTATCCAGAAACTGGTGCGCGCTGGCGTGGTAACCTCAAAAAGTTAAAAGTTTCAGGTAGTCAGATTGTTGACGCAACTAACAAGCCTGCTCTTAATAGCGACGGTTTAATCTCAAAAGATGCAAAAACATTTTGGCTTCCTGCAGGCCAACCCGCTGACGGTAATGCTGTTGCACAAGGTGGTGTGAATCATTATTTAAGCACGATAGATCCGCTTGCTCGTAATTTATTTACGGAGAATCAAGGCTCTGTTGTTAGTTTTAATACTTCGGTTGTTAGTGACATTCTTAGCGGGGTTACCAATAACCCGTTGTTCCTATCTAGTCAAGATGTGAATTGGGCAAGAGGGGTCGACGTTGATGATGAGGATAAAGATGGTTCATCACAAGATCAACGCTCTGATATTTTTGGCGACCCATTACATTCAAAACCTATTGCCATCGACTATGGCAATGATGATATACGAATTCTTATAGGAACAAATGCTGGATTTTTACATATGTTTAAAGATGCCGGTGAGACTGTAAGTGAAAGCTGGGCGTTTATACCTTCAGCATTATTTGACATTATTAAACCACTCAGAAATAAACAAGCGGATAGTAAAGTATATGGTATGGACGGCCCTATCAGTGTTTACTTTAGTAATAAGAGTTTAAATAGCGAAGGTTTAAATGACGGTATTATAGATGCTAGTAAAGGAGATGCTGTTTGGGCTTTTGCTGGTATGCGTCGTGGTGGCAAGAATTACTACGGCTTAGATATTACAAACCCGAACCAGCCAAAGCGCCTTTGGAGCAAACCAATTGAAGGCGGCAAAGGCGACTTTACGGAATTAGCACAAACATGGTCAAAACCGCAAATAGCTTATATTAAAGCCTTTGGTAATAAACCTTTACTCGTATTTGGTGCAGGTTACGATATTAATAAAGACGCCGCAATTAGGTCTGAGGACACCAGCGGCCGGGGCATTTATATTGTTGAAGCAAAAACTGGCAGTTTAGTTTGGGCGTTAACCCCAGATAGCAATGGTTTTAAAGGTAAGCATAGCATTGCCGCTGATTTAACTACGCTTGATTCAGATTATGACGGCTATATTGACCGAATTTATGCTTCAGATACCGGTGGTAATATTTGGCGAATTGATATGCCAGGAGAAGATAGCAGCGAGTTCAGCCATTTCAAACTTGCAGAGCTTGGTAGCAATCAAAATACCCAAGATAGACGTTTCTTTTATAAGCCTTTAGTTGCGCGTACCTTGTTTAGTAAAGTAACAGAGACGACCATCAACGGTGATAAGGTTATTACCCGTTTAGATACTCCTTATGATGCTGTTGTTATCGGCAGTGGTAATCGTTCAAAACCAACGAATACAAATGAGCAAGATCAATTGTTTATGATCCGTGATGAAAATACGTTGACACGCTCATTTAAAATCAATGCGCCTGCTGCAATTAAACCATCCGACTTAATGATTATGAACGATGACCCGTTTGGTAATACTCTAGATGACATAGATGGTTTTAATCTTGTTGAAGCTGAGTTGGCAAAAAAGAAAGGGTGGCGCTATGAATTAGCCAAAGGTGAAAAGTCATTAGCTGCAGCTACTGTTGTTGGTGGGGTTGCTTATTTTACCTCTTTCACACCAGCATCTGATGCCGTTGTAGAGAATCAATGTTCTTTAAGTGGGGGCGGTGGTGCGCTTTATGCGTTTCATTTGCATTATGGTACAAAAGTGTATGATCAGCTCAAATTTGCAACCAGTTATGACGTACCCGATACACCACAGCTTTATTTTGGTGCAACTAACTCTTGTACCGATTCGAACGGTGATGGAAAGTGTGATGATAATCCAGAAGAAGACGTTATCGAAGAAAGTCAGTTTTTTCTAATTGGTCCTGGAATAAAAGGTGAGCAAGCCGAAAACCCTCTTAAACCTGTAGAAATTACAGGACCTGGTTTAAAAGTGGTTGACGGTACAATCAAGCTGGTTAATGATAAAGAGCCCATTGGTTTTGGCTTTAAAACGCAGCAAACATATATTTATAAGCGTGAAGAAAACGACGAAATAAACAATTAA
- a CDS encoding PilW family protein, producing MKQTGFTLIEMMISLFIGGLILGGVMFTYIGMKVTTKDTMTIGELQESGRLAINIMQRDIEQVGFWGTFYDDSFTVINTSSLSNPTGDCFEGLNNGSFPDLTSSSNFKTLYAKTATSSSELNCVNNPLAGTDILQVKFLQGNQLEVDAAGVNETQSDENYFIAEQESARFERGVVDPTSININASVWPYSHHSYYISEQTYTVNNKSLTVPALMRKRLVGGSINTETIMEGVENMRFVFGLDTTSDSRVDTYKSINDMNVSDWENRKGILTVQVFLLIRALQPDPGLKIKNQTYVLGEDANSRTLTFSDNFRRTVFTTTIRLNNVGANLWRI from the coding sequence ATGAAGCAAACAGGATTTACACTCATTGAAATGATGATATCTCTATTTATAGGGGGATTAATTTTGGGTGGGGTAATGTTTACTTATATCGGTATGAAAGTAACCACCAAAGACACAATGACTATAGGTGAGTTACAAGAATCAGGTCGCTTAGCTATAAATATTATGCAACGTGATATTGAGCAGGTTGGTTTTTGGGGAACATTTTATGATGATTCTTTCACCGTTATAAACACATCATCATTGTCGAATCCTACAGGTGATTGTTTTGAAGGTCTCAATAACGGTAGCTTTCCTGATTTAACCAGCAGCAGTAACTTTAAAACGCTTTATGCAAAAACAGCTACTAGTTCAAGTGAACTTAATTGCGTTAATAACCCTTTAGCAGGCACTGATATTTTACAGGTTAAGTTTTTACAAGGAAACCAACTAGAAGTGGATGCCGCAGGTGTTAATGAAACGCAAAGTGATGAGAATTATTTTATTGCTGAGCAAGAAAGTGCTCGCTTTGAGCGAGGTGTTGTTGACCCTACTAGCATAAATATTAATGCGTCGGTATGGCCGTATAGTCATCACAGCTATTATATTTCAGAGCAAACTTATACGGTAAATAATAAGAGCCTTACTGTACCTGCACTAATGCGAAAACGTTTGGTGGGAGGGTCTATAAACACTGAAACCATAATGGAAGGCGTGGAAAATATGCGTTTTGTTTTTGGTCTAGATACTACCAGCGACAGCCGTGTTGATACATACAAAAGCATCAATGATATGAATGTCAGTGACTGGGAAAATCGTAAAGGCATTTTAACAGTACAAGTTTTTTTATTGATCAGAGCATTGCAGCCTGATCCAGGTCTTAAAATTAAGAACCAAACGTACGTATTAGGGGAAGATGCTAATAGTCGCACTCTCACTTTTTCAGATAATTTCAGACGAACTGTTTTCACGACGACTATTCGTTTAAATAACGTGGGTGCAAATTTATGGCGTATTTAA
- a CDS encoding LytR/AlgR family response regulator transcription factor encodes MNVLIVDDEPLARARLKRLLGQSHTSIHVQGEADNGNDALMKIEELQPDLVFLDVDMPGLNGIEVANQLNGLAVPPAIIFITAHPEHALDALQLNAAGYLVKPISVKSLQHALQQLGRLNRVHLQQQHTEKVTYQLAGTIRSIEIESIFYFNAEEKYTKVVFDQGEALIEDSLKHLEMQYPHHLLRIHRHTLVNKNKIIALHTLKNHQHVIELQGCSAFLAVSRRALKSVKSEL; translated from the coding sequence ATGAATGTACTGATTGTAGATGATGAACCCTTAGCAAGAGCACGCTTAAAGCGTTTACTTGGTCAAAGCCATACATCCATTCATGTTCAAGGTGAGGCCGATAATGGCAATGACGCTTTAATGAAAATAGAAGAGCTTCAGCCTGATTTAGTGTTTTTAGATGTTGACATGCCAGGCTTAAATGGCATCGAAGTGGCTAATCAACTCAATGGCTTGGCGGTTCCCCCTGCGATTATTTTTATAACCGCTCACCCTGAGCATGCACTTGATGCACTGCAACTAAATGCAGCTGGGTATTTAGTAAAACCTATATCAGTAAAAAGTTTGCAACATGCATTACAACAGCTAGGACGTTTAAACAGAGTACACCTGCAACAGCAACATACAGAAAAAGTAACGTATCAACTGGCCGGCACTATCAGAAGTATTGAAATAGAGAGTATTTTTTATTTTAACGCAGAGGAAAAGTATACCAAGGTTGTGTTTGATCAAGGGGAAGCTTTAATTGAGGACAGTTTAAAGCATCTTGAAATGCAATACCCGCATCATTTATTAAGAATTCATCGACATACTTTGGTGAATAAGAACAAAATCATTGCCCTACATACGCTTAAAAACCATCAACATGTTATTGAGCTACAAGGCTGTAGCGCTTTTTTAGCTGTAAGTCGTCGAGCACTCAAAAGCGTAAAAAGCGAACTTTAA
- the fkpB gene encoding FKBP-type peptidyl-prolyl cis-trans isomerase yields the protein MSQAVIGENSDVIFHFSIKLEDGSAADSTKVHNKPAKLTMGDGSLTANFEKCLLGLTAGESKTFELEPEDAFGQPNPDNIYYVDRSKFGAETPAKVGAIIAFTQPDGTELPGLVREVQGESVTIDFNHPLAGQRLTFEVDIIEVQG from the coding sequence ATGAGCCAAGCTGTAATTGGTGAAAACTCAGACGTTATTTTTCATTTTTCTATTAAACTAGAAGATGGCTCTGCCGCTGACTCAACAAAAGTACATAACAAACCTGCTAAGCTCACTATGGGTGATGGCAGCTTAACCGCTAACTTTGAAAAATGTTTGCTTGGCCTAACTGCGGGTGAAAGCAAAACATTTGAACTTGAGCCTGAAGATGCCTTTGGTCAACCTAATCCAGATAATATTTATTATGTAGATCGTAGTAAGTTTGGTGCAGAAACACCGGCTAAAGTAGGTGCGATTATTGCCTTTACTCAACCTGATGGTACTGAGCTTCCAGGCCTGGTTCGTGAAGTGCAAGGTGAGTCAGTCACTATCGATTTTAACCACCCATTAGCAGGTCAACGTTTAACGTTTGAGGTTGATATTATTGAGGTACAAGGTTAA
- the lspA gene encoding signal peptidase II, with amino-acid sequence MSKLAQKSGLVWLWLSLLLLVIDFASKTLVVNTMAYGESINLLPVFSITYVHNYGAAYSFLSEAGGWQRWFLSVIAIAISCLLVWWLKRLPASNKVLCSAYSLVLAGAIGNLYDRVAYGYVIDFLHVFYEDSHFPVFNIADCAICIGAALLLFDAFTGEEPKEHKA; translated from the coding sequence GTGAGCAAACTAGCCCAAAAAAGTGGTTTAGTGTGGCTTTGGTTGAGTCTATTACTACTAGTAATAGACTTTGCCAGTAAAACACTGGTTGTAAACACCATGGCTTATGGTGAGTCAATTAATCTACTGCCTGTTTTTAGTATCACTTATGTACATAATTACGGTGCAGCTTACAGCTTTTTAAGCGAAGCGGGTGGCTGGCAACGTTGGTTTTTAAGTGTAATAGCAATCGCAATTAGTTGTTTGTTGGTATGGTGGTTAAAGCGCCTTCCTGCATCTAATAAAGTATTGTGCAGTGCATATTCGTTAGTGTTAGCGGGTGCTATCGGCAACTTATACGACCGTGTTGCTTATGGATACGTTATTGACTTTTTACATGTGTTTTACGAAGACTCACATTTCCCCGTATTTAATATTGCAGACTGCGCTATTTGTATAGGCGCTGCATTATTACTATTTGACGCCTTTACAGGCGAAGAACCAAAGGAGCATAAAGCATGA
- the ispH gene encoding 4-hydroxy-3-methylbut-2-enyl diphosphate reductase → MEILLANPRGFCAGVDRAISIVERALDIFEKPIYVRHEVVHNRYVVDGLKNRGAVFVEELDQVPDDSIVIFSAHGVSQAVRSEAKRRELKVFDATCPLVTKVHMEVTRASKKGIECILIGHHGHPEVEGTMGQYDNEQGGIYLVETVDDVLKLDVKNADNLFYCSQTTLSVDDTADVIDALRSKFPAIDGPRKDDICYATQNRQDAVRDLADKVDVLLVVGAKNSSNSNRLRELADKMGTQAYLIDDASNVEASWFNGINSVGVTAGASAPEVLVQQVITRLKELGGTQVTENPGEEENIVFAVPVELR, encoded by the coding sequence ATGGAAATATTACTAGCTAATCCACGAGGCTTTTGCGCCGGTGTTGACCGCGCAATTAGTATTGTTGAGCGCGCTTTAGATATTTTTGAAAAACCAATCTATGTAAGACACGAAGTGGTGCATAACCGTTATGTAGTCGATGGTTTAAAAAATCGCGGCGCCGTGTTTGTTGAAGAACTAGATCAGGTTCCTGATGATAGCATTGTTATTTTCAGCGCTCATGGTGTATCTCAGGCTGTTCGCTCAGAGGCTAAACGCAGAGAGTTAAAAGTATTTGATGCAACCTGTCCGTTAGTGACTAAGGTGCATATGGAAGTAACTCGTGCTAGTAAAAAAGGTATTGAATGCATCTTAATTGGCCACCACGGACACCCTGAGGTTGAGGGTACCATGGGTCAATACGATAACGAGCAAGGTGGTATTTACCTTGTTGAAACGGTTGATGATGTATTAAAGCTTGATGTAAAAAATGCGGATAATCTTTTTTACTGCAGCCAAACAACTCTATCTGTAGATGATACTGCCGATGTGATTGATGCTTTACGTAGTAAATTCCCTGCAATCGATGGCCCACGTAAAGATGATATTTGTTATGCAACGCAAAACCGTCAAGATGCGGTTCGTGATTTAGCTGATAAAGTAGATGTGTTATTAGTTGTGGGTGCTAAAAACAGTTCCAACTCTAATCGCTTACGAGAGCTGGCAGATAAGATGGGTACGCAAGCCTATTTAATTGATGATGCTAGTAATGTTGAAGCATCATGGTTTAATGGTATCAATAGTGTAGGTGTGACTGCCGGTGCTTCAGCTCCTGAGGTATTAGTTCAGCAAGTCATTACTCGCTTAAAAGAGCTTGGTGGCACGCAAGTAACCGAGAACCCAGGTGAAGAAGAAAACATCGTTTTTGCTGTACCAGTAGAGCTGCGTTAG
- a CDS encoding sensor histidine kinase, whose product MSKQLTPDALLFSALFNERGVLASLVVTQVVAIILAFAPNAGGDIWLHLGEISLFLHVTVLVSTSLLYICRRFLAKQPQFIQLSFFIAVYSLSTALFSLAFSHIAFDIENEKQLTFFVLRNCIIVFLLTLLFVQFLLIHFEKEQQAKALSRAELDALQARIRPHFLYNSLNTAAELTHHDVEAAENAILALAALSQAAMRSGQSVLLSDEIILTKQYIALESWRFAERLQVEWSLPENLPALYIPYLTLQPLVENAVCHGVEPSQSGATISIELHVTTHYLTLIVTNPVPTETANTREHNGMAIDNIRSRLSIYYKGRAQLTITNKENKFRVKVVIPKQTENML is encoded by the coding sequence ATGAGTAAGCAACTGACACCAGATGCACTACTTTTTTCGGCCCTTTTTAATGAGCGTGGTGTACTTGCATCCCTCGTAGTAACACAAGTCGTGGCTATTATTTTAGCTTTTGCTCCTAATGCTGGCGGTGACATATGGCTGCACTTGGGAGAGATTAGTTTATTTCTTCATGTAACAGTATTAGTCAGTACCTCTCTTTTATACATTTGCCGGCGATTTCTTGCAAAACAGCCTCAGTTTATTCAGCTTAGTTTTTTTATTGCTGTATATAGTCTGAGCACTGCTTTATTTAGTCTGGCTTTTTCTCATATTGCTTTTGATATAGAAAACGAAAAACAACTTACGTTTTTTGTGTTACGTAATTGCATTATTGTATTTTTGCTTACCTTACTTTTTGTACAATTTTTGCTTATTCATTTTGAAAAAGAACAGCAAGCCAAAGCACTCTCTCGAGCGGAGCTTGATGCCTTGCAGGCGCGGATCAGACCCCATTTTTTATATAATAGTTTGAATACGGCAGCAGAATTAACGCATCATGACGTTGAAGCTGCTGAGAATGCTATTTTGGCATTAGCAGCGCTTTCGCAAGCTGCAATGCGTTCAGGGCAAAGTGTATTACTCAGTGATGAAATAATATTAACTAAACAATATATTGCTCTTGAATCATGGCGTTTTGCAGAGCGTTTACAGGTTGAGTGGTCATTACCAGAAAACCTCCCTGCGCTCTATATTCCATATCTAACATTACAACCTTTGGTAGAGAACGCAGTATGTCATGGTGTAGAGCCCAGCCAAAGTGGTGCTACCATTAGTATTGAGTTGCATGTTACAACACATTATTTAACCTTGATTGTAACTAACCCTGTACCTACTGAAACTGCTAATACTAGAGAGCATAACGGTATGGCAATTGATAATATCCGTTCTCGTTTAAGTATTTATTATAAAGGTCGGGCGCAATTGACTATAACCAACAAAGAAAATAAATTTAGAGTTAAAGTGGTTATCCCAAAACAAACAGAGAACATGTTATGA